A stretch of the Vulcanisaeta souniana JCM 11219 genome encodes the following:
- a CDS encoding amino acid-binding protein, which yields MPWLLFRVVRDRPGLLRDLTLVVGSLGLDATSGVGNTRAIMLGVSGDPMPVINGLVTEGVELINLINESVIPIAFSRRQFINALKSVLQQVGVQELGRTLYRLGYEYAKASVNEVPLGDPMTTMRTLLYTATAYNRLAFRGLEIRNNEVRVEFEEPFDEELNGSFTEGYIHGLINTALSRLHVIRTSRVGNTYVSVARPYG from the coding sequence ATGCCTTGGTTGTTGTTTAGGGTTGTTAGGGATAGGCCTGGGCTGCTTCGTGACCTGACCTTGGTGGTTGGCAGCCTTGGTCTTGATGCAACCAGTGGTGTTGGTAATACTAGGGCCATAATGCTTGGCGTCAGTGGAGACCCAATGCCAGTCATTAATGGGCTTGTCACTGAGGGTGTTGAGTTGATTAATCTCATTAATGAGTCCGTAATCCCCATAGCATTCTCAAGGAGGCAATTCATAAACGCCCTCAAGTCAGTCCTACAACAAGTGGGTGTTCAGGAGTTAGGGAGGACTCTGTATAGGCTTGGTTATGAATACGCAAAAGCATCAGTCAATGAGGTGCCCCTAGGGGACCCAATGACTACTATGAGGACGCTCCTATACACGGCCACAGCCTATAACAGGCTTGCCTTCAGGGGTCTCGAGATTAGGAACAACGAGGTTAGGGTCGAGTTTGAGGAGCCATTCGACGAGGAACTAAACGGATCATTCACAGAGGGCTACATACACGGATTAATAAACACAGCACTATCAAGGCTCCATGTAATCAGGACTAGTAGGGTGGGTAATACGTATGTCAGTGTTGCAAGGCCCTATGGCTAG
- a CDS encoding MFS transporter, giving the protein MDPSDREVRWIAALMPYSVAVGPLSTLITLEIASLRGGPIDVGYAMSAGSAAGIIAPLLWGFLLDRYSSRRILTLGFLGTALFILVLAHAPSIPQIALYYASSSLFSSAVGVSMSFILVKSSGKLKLNESYSVLNFISSLGYLIGDVSAAVLSSFMDIKDILLIMGLLPITSFIWSLMKVPQVTGGAKTTMSGQVIKGQTREVSLGELIVLYVALTIFYFSSGIFNTLYPYGLRVGGLSKSWVMAIISVGMGIQIIGFMVTPRMIRILGGNAKASSNSLVLRGLSYFLIGLTASTPESMIITGLTLYPLAAGVAYSTFYTASSVMVFERLRNGEEGRGLGVYNLITGSAYLSGSLVSGYLANSISIGRSYMVAGAMLWISAYLFREIDRKRQTTGLIKTKIH; this is encoded by the coding sequence ATGGATCCTAGTGATCGGGAGGTTAGGTGGATAGCTGCTTTAATGCCCTATAGTGTTGCCGTTGGACCACTAAGTACGTTGATTACACTTGAAATAGCTTCATTGAGGGGTGGCCCTATCGATGTTGGTTACGCTATGTCGGCCGGCTCTGCAGCTGGTATTATTGCTCCATTATTGTGGGGCTTTCTCCTTGATCGGTATAGTAGCAGGAGGATACTGACTCTGGGCTTTCTCGGCACAGCATTATTCATCCTGGTACTCGCCCACGCGCCAAGTATTCCACAGATAGCCCTTTATTACGCTTCATCTTCATTGTTTTCATCGGCCGTGGGTGTTTCCATGAGCTTCATCCTAGTTAAGTCCTCAGGCAAACTTAAGTTGAATGAGTCCTACTCGGTGCTTAACTTCATTAGTTCACTGGGTTACCTAATTGGGGATGTGTCGGCCGCTGTATTGTCGAGTTTCATGGATATTAAGGACATTTTGCTAATCATGGGTTTACTACCCATAACTTCCTTCATTTGGTCATTGATGAAGGTACCGCAGGTCACTGGCGGGGCAAAGACCACGATGAGTGGGCAGGTAATTAAGGGTCAGACTCGCGAGGTTAGCCTAGGTGAGCTAATTGTTCTATATGTTGCGCTCACTATTTTCTACTTCTCATCAGGAATCTTCAATACGCTCTATCCGTATGGCTTGAGGGTTGGTGGCTTGTCTAAGTCCTGGGTAATGGCCATAATCTCCGTCGGCATGGGTATTCAGATAATTGGTTTCATGGTTACTCCACGCATGATACGCATACTTGGTGGTAATGCGAAGGCCTCGTCAAATTCACTGGTACTGAGGGGATTATCATACTTCCTAATCGGTTTAACGGCATCAACGCCGGAGTCCATGATTATCACAGGCTTAACACTATACCCATTGGCGGCAGGCGTAGCATACTCCACGTTTTACACAGCATCCAGTGTGATGGTATTCGAGAGATTAAGGAATGGCGAGGAAGGTAGAGGACTTGGCGTCTATAATCTCATAACGGGATCAGCATACCTATCAGGCTCCCTGGTATCAGGATATCTAGCTAACTCCATTAGCATAGGCAGGAGCTACATGGTGGCCGGCGCAATGCTTTGGATCTCAGCATACCTATTCAGAGAAATCGATAGGAAAAGGCAAACCACTGGATTAATTAAAACCAAGATCCACTGA
- a CDS encoding metal-dependent hydrolase family protein — MAGSTYDLVIRGGLVFDGEKSIGRQNIYVKGNVIVKVTTEELSAANEVDARDMFVMPGLIDTHLHLTGIKGGSLFMGYILDDARVRLLRAANWARELLIAGFTAVRDCGEPNSIALRNAINEGIVPGPRIIAAGAPLTQTFGHGELSHSIPLEWSIELGFAEICDGVDECRKAARKVLRSGADFIKIMATGGVLSQRDKPEWSQFTFDEIRAIVQEAEKVGTYVAAHAHGDLGARIAVEAGVRTIEHGTLLRDETLRLMAERGVSITPTMAIQELIYRYGKQIGIDPWGLEKIAEVRESVANVVRKAREYGVTIIMGTDLGFKTNLDIDMGKNWVELQLMTEIGGLSSIDTLRAATSNAARMLKINTGLIREGVLADIIVINGNPVENIKDVSRAITVIKDGKIAVEKGKLVG, encoded by the coding sequence ATGGCCGGTAGTACCTATGATTTGGTAATAAGGGGTGGTCTTGTTTTTGATGGTGAGAAGAGCATCGGTAGACAGAACATATACGTTAAGGGTAATGTCATCGTTAAGGTAACTACTGAGGAGTTGAGTGCCGCCAATGAGGTTGATGCGAGGGACATGTTCGTAATGCCTGGCTTAATAGATACGCATCTACACCTAACCGGCATTAAGGGCGGTAGTTTGTTCATGGGTTACATACTTGATGATGCACGGGTTAGGCTACTTAGGGCTGCAAATTGGGCTAGGGAGTTACTAATTGCGGGCTTCACTGCAGTCAGGGACTGCGGCGAACCCAACTCAATAGCACTTAGGAATGCCATTAATGAGGGCATTGTCCCAGGACCTAGGATAATAGCCGCAGGTGCCCCATTGACCCAGACCTTCGGCCATGGTGAGTTAAGTCACTCAATACCGCTTGAGTGGAGTATTGAATTGGGCTTTGCGGAGATTTGTGATGGTGTTGATGAGTGTAGGAAGGCTGCGAGGAAGGTTCTCAGGAGCGGTGCTGACTTCATCAAGATAATGGCTACTGGCGGTGTGTTATCGCAGCGCGATAAACCTGAGTGGTCGCAGTTCACGTTTGATGAGATTAGGGCCATTGTTCAGGAGGCTGAGAAGGTGGGCACGTATGTTGCTGCCCATGCGCATGGGGACCTGGGGGCTAGGATCGCGGTTGAGGCTGGTGTTAGGACTATTGAGCACGGTACATTACTAAGGGATGAGACGCTAAGGCTAATGGCCGAGAGGGGTGTTTCAATAACGCCGACCATGGCAATTCAGGAATTGATATATAGGTATGGAAAGCAGATTGGTATTGACCCGTGGGGTCTAGAGAAAATTGCCGAGGTTAGGGAGAGCGTTGCCAATGTGGTTAGGAAGGCGAGGGAGTACGGGGTAACAATAATAATGGGCACGGACCTGGGCTTTAAGACAAACCTGGACATCGACATGGGCAAGAACTGGGTTGAGCTTCAACTCATGACTGAGATAGGTGGGTTAAGCAGCATCGATACGCTGAGGGCAGCAACATCAAATGCAGCACGCATGCTTAAGATAAACACGGGTTTAATTAGGGAGGGGGTCCTCGCTGACATAATAGTAATCAATGGAAACCCCGTTGAGAACATTAAGGATGTATCAAGAGCGATCACAGTGATAAAAGACGGAAAAATAGCAGTTGAGAAGGGCAAATTAGTAGGTTAG
- a CDS encoding MFS transporter, which produces MGGQEIQVPTGEMLRVAAASSLGIAFEFYDFLIFGYAAPVIAKLFFPMMSGLLALIYAFITFAVGFAGRPLGAIIFGHLGDKIGRKYTLIFTISLMGAASLALALMPTYFQIGIWAPILLAAFRFLQGLSLGGEFGGGITLTGEFAPAQRRAMWVGVAQTAQGSGPLLAVGLLGLLTYLYGESWFVSIGWRIMFGLGVVIAIIGVYIRLRITESPVFARAKSRGNVSKLPLIDAFRAGYWKRILLGLGFIIGGTAMTYASGVFAIAYLESVIHVPAVEASLALVIGYTVLIIFSPIFGLLADKYGRKPFMIAYAVGTIVFIYPYFLLLSTGQLPLIILAQAIYNFMASWFNGAYATMLLEMFPTKVRYTALSFIYHVGVAAFGGTTPFIATYLIYATRYELAPIYWGWFGMIITLIAFILARETKDIDINY; this is translated from the coding sequence ATGGGAGGACAAGAAATCCAGGTACCAACTGGTGAAATGTTAAGGGTTGCTGCGGCTTCCTCGTTAGGTATAGCCTTCGAATTCTATGACTTCTTGATCTTTGGTTACGCAGCGCCAGTTATTGCAAAGCTTTTCTTTCCAATGATGAGCGGCTTACTGGCATTGATATATGCCTTCATAACATTTGCTGTAGGCTTTGCCGGTAGACCTCTTGGCGCAATTATTTTTGGCCACCTCGGTGATAAGATTGGCAGGAAATACACACTTATCTTCACAATATCGCTTATGGGGGCAGCAAGCTTGGCGTTGGCCTTAATGCCGACGTATTTCCAGATAGGCATTTGGGCACCAATATTGCTGGCTGCCTTTAGGTTCCTTCAGGGATTATCCCTTGGCGGTGAGTTTGGCGGCGGGATAACATTGACAGGTGAGTTTGCCCCAGCCCAGAGACGCGCTATGTGGGTTGGTGTTGCCCAAACTGCTCAGGGATCCGGACCATTACTTGCCGTAGGACTTTTAGGCTTACTTACCTATCTATATGGTGAATCCTGGTTCGTAAGTATTGGTTGGAGGATAATGTTTGGACTAGGTGTTGTAATAGCCATAATAGGAGTTTACATTAGGCTGAGGATTACTGAGTCGCCTGTGTTTGCCAGGGCAAAGTCTAGGGGAAATGTGTCTAAATTACCATTAATAGATGCCTTTAGGGCTGGCTATTGGAAGAGGATTCTACTCGGTCTCGGATTTATAATTGGCGGTACCGCCATGACATATGCAAGCGGCGTCTTCGCAATTGCTTATCTGGAGAGTGTTATACATGTACCTGCGGTTGAGGCATCATTAGCACTCGTTATTGGATATACCGTATTAATAATATTCTCACCAATATTCGGCTTACTAGCTGATAAGTATGGTAGGAAGCCATTTATGATTGCCTATGCGGTGGGTACGATAGTATTCATCTATCCATACTTCCTATTACTATCAACTGGGCAATTACCATTGATAATATTAGCACAGGCCATATACAACTTCATGGCGTCGTGGTTCAATGGCGCCTATGCAACAATGCTTCTTGAGATGTTCCCAACCAAGGTTAGGTATACAGCGTTGTCCTTCATATACCACGTTGGCGTGGCCGCCTTTGGTGGAACAACGCCCTTCATAGCCACATACCTAATATACGCAACACGCTATGAATTAGCGCCGATTTATTGGGGTTGGTTTGGAATGATAATAACATTGATAGCGTTCATACTTGCCAGGGAAACTAAGGATATCGACATTAATTATTGA
- a CDS encoding N-acyl-D-amino-acid deacylase family protein, giving the protein MYDVVIKNGLVYDGISVEPKGVDIAVEGERIVYVGDLGDARADIIIDASKKVVVPGFIDMHSHSDNTILIYPESSSKIRQGVTTEVVGNCGVSMAPVGKDGLELLKKFVDQYFPGLSYLLDWNWRSLRDYYRIVETVKPAVNLVPLVGHHTLRIAVMGFEARDPTDSELNEMKKLLEEEMQNGMWGLSTGLFYAPGSYAKTGEVIELAKVVRRYGGIYASHIRDEARGVLSAIEEAIRIGREAGVSVQISHIKAMGKAQWGLSTRIIGIINEARMEGLDVHADVYPYDAGQTALLQALPDWAKEGGTDGALGRLMNDEVAEKIRVEMEEGKMKGQNFVYELGWENIIIAATELGERDIEGKSIREIAGREGKRPFDVFREVLIRNRGNVSMIIRAMSEDDIVNFIKQDFIYIGSDQNGIRPGYGPLGGKQHPRAYGTFPRVIRRYALEKGVISLGEAIAKMTGIPARRLGLKDRGMIKEGYYADIVIFDPERIADRATYLEPTLYPDGIEYVIVNGKITIRNGYEIGTRNGKVLWRNEHKLT; this is encoded by the coding sequence ATGTATGATGTTGTGATTAAGAATGGTCTTGTTTATGATGGGATTAGTGTTGAGCCTAAGGGGGTTGACATAGCTGTTGAGGGTGAGAGGATAGTGTATGTTGGTGATTTAGGGGATGCGAGGGCGGACATTATTATTGATGCTAGTAAGAAGGTTGTGGTTCCAGGCTTCATAGACATGCACTCCCACTCTGACAATACTATTCTGATTTACCCAGAATCAAGTAGTAAGATTAGGCAGGGAGTCACTACGGAGGTTGTTGGTAATTGCGGCGTATCCATGGCTCCTGTAGGTAAGGATGGATTGGAGCTACTGAAGAAGTTCGTTGATCAGTACTTCCCCGGCTTGAGTTATCTCCTTGATTGGAATTGGAGGTCTCTCAGGGATTATTATAGGATTGTTGAGACCGTTAAGCCAGCCGTTAATTTAGTTCCGTTAGTTGGGCATCATACGCTGAGGATAGCCGTGATGGGATTCGAAGCTAGGGATCCAACTGATTCTGAGCTGAATGAGATGAAGAAGTTACTTGAGGAGGAGATGCAGAATGGCATGTGGGGCCTGAGCACGGGTTTATTTTACGCACCGGGTAGTTATGCGAAGACTGGGGAGGTTATTGAGCTAGCCAAGGTGGTTAGGAGGTATGGTGGTATTTACGCGAGCCATATTAGGGATGAGGCTCGAGGAGTTTTATCCGCGATTGAGGAGGCAATAAGGATTGGTAGGGAGGCGGGAGTATCTGTGCAAATATCGCATATTAAGGCCATGGGTAAGGCTCAATGGGGTCTTAGTACCAGGATTATTGGGATTATCAATGAGGCAAGGATGGAGGGCTTGGATGTGCATGCGGATGTTTATCCATATGATGCTGGCCAAACGGCATTACTGCAGGCATTACCGGACTGGGCTAAGGAGGGTGGTACTGATGGGGCGCTTGGGAGGTTGATGAATGATGAGGTTGCGGAGAAGATTAGGGTTGAAATGGAGGAGGGTAAGATGAAGGGTCAGAACTTCGTGTATGAACTTGGTTGGGAGAACATAATAATAGCCGCCACGGAGCTTGGTGAGCGTGATATTGAGGGTAAGAGTATCCGGGAGATAGCGGGTAGGGAGGGTAAGAGACCCTTTGATGTCTTTAGGGAGGTTTTGATTAGGAATCGTGGTAATGTTAGTATGATAATTAGGGCCATGAGTGAGGATGATATAGTGAACTTCATTAAGCAGGACTTCATATACATTGGGTCTGACCAAAATGGTATTAGACCTGGTTATGGGCCGTTGGGTGGTAAGCAGCATCCAAGGGCCTACGGAACCTTCCCCAGAGTGATCAGAAGGTATGCCCTTGAGAAGGGAGTAATTTCATTGGGGGAGGCCATTGCAAAAATGACGGGCATACCAGCGAGGAGGTTGGGTCTTAAGGATAGGGGCATGATTAAGGAGGGCTACTATGCCGACATAGTTATTTTTGACCCGGAGAGAATAGCTGATCGGGCAACGTACTTGGAACCAACGCTATACCCCGATGGTATCGAGTACGTAATAGTTAATGGAAAAATAACAATTAGAAATGGGTACGAAATAGGTACGAGAAACGGAAAGGTACTATGGAGAAACGAACATAAACTAACGTAA